Proteins from a genomic interval of Massilia sp. KIM:
- a CDS encoding pirin family protein produces the protein MIEMVIEQRRRSLGNSFEVGRVLPYAKRRMVGPFIFFDHIGPLDLAPGVGREVDVRAHPHIGLSTVTYLFSGEIMHRDSLGYELPVRPHEVNWMTAGSGITHSERFEHARAHGDHLHGIQAWVALPDGMEEIAPSFSHHSGADLPQWQEGGVSGQLIAGSAYGLTAGVSTHSPLFYAHLDMQPGSTAGIPAGHKERALYVASGSVEVGGMRHESGRMLVLGERASRVRALEHATVMVLGGEPIGERHLYWNFVSSSKDRLAQAAADWKAGRMKLPDADDQEFVPLPDAPPPPVASHAV, from the coding sequence ATGATTGAGATGGTCATCGAGCAGCGACGCCGCAGCCTCGGCAACAGTTTCGAGGTCGGCCGCGTGCTGCCCTACGCGAAGCGGCGCATGGTCGGCCCCTTCATCTTCTTCGACCATATCGGGCCGCTCGACCTGGCGCCGGGCGTAGGCCGCGAGGTCGACGTGCGCGCCCATCCGCACATCGGCCTGTCGACCGTGACCTACCTGTTCTCCGGCGAGATCATGCACCGCGACAGCCTCGGCTACGAACTGCCGGTGCGCCCGCACGAGGTCAACTGGATGACGGCCGGCAGCGGCATCACGCACAGCGAGCGCTTCGAGCATGCGCGCGCCCACGGCGACCACCTGCACGGGATCCAGGCCTGGGTCGCGCTGCCCGACGGGATGGAGGAGATCGCCCCTTCGTTCTCGCACCACTCCGGCGCCGACCTGCCGCAGTGGCAGGAGGGCGGCGTGAGCGGCCAGCTGATCGCCGGCAGCGCCTACGGCCTGACGGCGGGCGTGTCGACCCATTCGCCGCTGTTCTACGCCCACCTCGACATGCAGCCGGGATCGACCGCCGGCATCCCCGCCGGCCACAAGGAGCGCGCGCTCTACGTCGCCAGCGGTTCGGTGGAGGTGGGCGGCATGCGCCACGAGAGCGGCCGCATGCTGGTGCTGGGCGAGCGCGCCTCGCGCGTGCGCGCGCTGGAGCATGCGACCGTCATGGTGCTGGGTGGGGAGCCGATCGGCGAGCGCCACCTGTACTGGAACTTCGTGTCGTCCTCCAAGGACCGGCTGGCGCAGGCGGCGGCGGACTGGAAGGCTGGCCGGATGAAGCTGCCGGATGCGGACGACCAGGAGTTCGTGCCGCTGCCGGACGCGCCGCCGCCGCCCGTGGCCTCACACGCCGTCTAG
- a CDS encoding MaoC/PaaZ C-terminal domain-containing protein — protein MSFPPLPHVGAPLLLRALFKRPSPQAQAGFSAGYRLARIDAGHVRRYRAAFGIKGEHLPLPYLYLIAQRAQLAAMLDRPLPFRIPGLIHIDNDLRLHATVEPGQALDLVTELRMQEPAPNGAVHALLETRALDRERLVFSCASTYLVRRGARREGGAPQPAAPPGREIGRWLLAPDAGRRYAALSGDWNPIHLWPWSARLMGMRSPIIHGAHTMAAACARIEAETGRAVARLRCRFRQPVALGSELTLFLDAADGAFAAVCGERIAVEGAALDGV, from the coding sequence ATGAGCTTTCCGCCCCTTCCACATGTGGGCGCGCCCCTGCTGCTGCGCGCCCTGTTCAAGCGTCCTTCGCCCCAGGCCCAGGCCGGGTTCAGCGCCGGCTACCGGCTTGCGCGCATCGACGCCGGCCACGTGCGCCGCTATCGCGCCGCCTTCGGCATCAAGGGCGAGCACCTTCCCCTGCCCTACCTCTACCTGATCGCCCAGCGCGCCCAGCTGGCCGCGATGCTGGACCGTCCGCTGCCCTTCCGGATTCCCGGCCTGATCCACATCGACAACGACTTGCGCCTGCACGCCACGGTCGAGCCGGGGCAAGCGCTGGACCTGGTGACGGAGCTGCGCATGCAGGAGCCCGCGCCCAATGGCGCCGTCCACGCGCTGCTGGAGACGCGCGCGCTGGACCGCGAGCGGCTGGTGTTCAGCTGCGCCAGCACCTACCTGGTGCGGCGCGGCGCCCGCCGCGAAGGCGGCGCGCCCCAGCCCGCCGCGCCGCCCGGCCGCGAGATCGGCCGCTGGCTACTCGCCCCGGACGCGGGCCGGCGCTACGCCGCCCTGTCGGGCGACTGGAACCCGATCCACCTGTGGCCGTGGTCGGCGCGCCTGATGGGCATGCGCTCGCCGATCATCCACGGCGCCCACACGATGGCGGCGGCCTGTGCGCGGATCGAGGCCGAGACCGGGCGCGCGGTCGCGCGGCTGCGCTGCCGCTTCCGCCAGCCGGTCGCGCTCGGGTCCGAGCTGACACTGTTCCTGGACGCCGCGGACGGCGCCTTCGCCGCCGTCTGCGGCGAACGGATCGCCGTCGAGGGCGCGGCGCTAGACGGCGTGTGA
- the cphA gene encoding cyanophycin synthetase, whose protein sequence is MEVSRVRALRGPNLWSHHTSVEAIVSCTPEEESVGALPDFEKRLRARFPQIGHLQPMGHDDKIPMAQVLELAALALQAEAGCPVTFSRTTATIDRGIYQVVVEYTEEDVGRLALDLAQELIKATLADQPFDLAGALARLRELDEDVRLGPSTGAIVQAALARNIPYRRLTEGSLVMFGWGSRQRRIQAAEIDATGAIAESIAQDKELTKKLLDAAGVPVPHGRTVSDPEDAWLAAQEIGLPVVIKPKDGNQGKGVTVNVTTKEQLTAGFHAASEFRDEIMVERYLPGHDYRLLVIGDKLVAAARRDPPQVVGDGRQTVRQLVEQVNRDPRRGDGHATSLTKIRFDDIALGTLAKQGLNAESVPAVGQRVVLRNNANLSTGGSATDVTDDVHPEVAARAIAAAHMVGLDICGVDLVCDSVLKPIEELNGGIVEVNAAPGLRMHLSPSFGKSRPIGEAIIDTLFEDGDDGRIPVVAVTGTNGKTTTVRLIAHLLTASGLRTGMTNTDGVYIEGRRIDSGDCSGPRSARNVLLHPDVDAAVFETARGGLLREGLAFDRCQVAVVTNIGAGDHLGLNYITTLEDLAVLKRVIVQNVADKGMAVLNAADPVVAAMAEVTRGDVTFFAQDVNTPVLSMHRAQGRRVVFVEDGHLVAAQGKFEMRIPLSEVPITRNGTVGFQVENVMASVAAAWGVGTAWDTIRAGLRTFVGESDNAPGRFNVFDYRGATVIADYGHNPDAIAALSNAVQGMPAKRRSVVISGAGDRRDQDITQQTEILGKVFDDVLLYQDQCQRGREDGEVIALLRKGLDGATRTSHVEEINGEFVAIDRALERLQPGDLCLILIDQVDEALAHITKRIAESKAAA, encoded by the coding sequence ATGGAAGTATCACGCGTACGGGCCCTGCGAGGCCCCAACCTCTGGAGCCACCACACTTCGGTGGAGGCGATCGTCTCCTGCACCCCGGAGGAAGAATCGGTCGGCGCCCTGCCCGACTTCGAAAAGCGCCTGCGCGCCCGCTTCCCCCAGATCGGCCACCTGCAGCCGATGGGCCATGACGACAAAATCCCGATGGCCCAGGTGCTGGAACTGGCGGCCCTGGCCCTGCAGGCCGAAGCCGGCTGCCCGGTCACCTTCAGCCGCACCACCGCCACCATCGACCGTGGCATCTACCAGGTGGTGGTCGAATACACCGAGGAAGACGTCGGCCGCCTGGCCCTGGACCTGGCTCAGGAGCTGATCAAGGCGACCCTGGCCGACCAGCCCTTCGACCTGGCCGGCGCCCTGGCCCGCCTGCGCGAACTCGACGAGGACGTGCGCCTCGGCCCCTCGACCGGCGCCATCGTGCAGGCCGCGCTGGCCCGCAACATCCCCTACCGCCGCCTGACCGAAGGCAGCCTGGTGATGTTCGGCTGGGGCAGCCGCCAGCGCCGCATCCAGGCCGCCGAGATCGACGCCACCGGCGCCATCGCCGAGTCGATCGCCCAGGACAAGGAACTGACCAAGAAGCTGCTCGACGCCGCCGGCGTGCCGGTGCCGCACGGCCGCACCGTGAGCGACCCCGAGGACGCCTGGCTGGCGGCCCAGGAGATCGGCCTGCCGGTCGTGATCAAGCCCAAGGACGGCAACCAGGGCAAGGGCGTGACGGTCAACGTCACCACCAAGGAGCAGCTCACCGCGGGCTTCCATGCCGCCAGCGAATTCCGCGACGAGATCATGGTCGAGCGCTACCTGCCGGGCCACGACTACCGCCTGCTGGTGATCGGCGACAAGCTGGTGGCCGCCGCGCGCCGCGATCCGCCCCAGGTGGTGGGCGACGGCAGGCAGACCGTGCGCCAGCTGGTGGAGCAGGTCAACCGCGACCCGCGCCGCGGCGACGGCCACGCGACCTCGCTGACCAAGATCCGCTTCGACGACATCGCCCTGGGCACCCTGGCCAAGCAGGGCCTGAACGCCGAGTCGGTGCCGGCCGTGGGCCAGCGCGTGGTCCTGCGCAACAACGCCAACCTGTCGACCGGCGGCTCGGCCACCGACGTCACCGACGACGTCCATCCGGAAGTCGCGGCGCGCGCCATCGCCGCCGCCCACATGGTGGGCCTGGACATCTGCGGCGTCGACCTGGTGTGCGACAGCGTGCTCAAGCCCATTGAGGAGCTGAACGGCGGCATCGTCGAAGTCAACGCCGCGCCCGGCCTGCGCATGCACCTCTCGCCCTCCTTCGGCAAGAGCCGTCCGATCGGCGAAGCCATCATCGACACCCTGTTCGAGGACGGCGACGACGGCCGCATCCCGGTGGTGGCGGTGACCGGCACCAACGGCAAGACCACCACCGTGCGCCTGATCGCCCACCTGCTCACCGCATCGGGCCTGCGCACCGGCATGACCAACACCGACGGCGTCTACATCGAAGGCCGCCGCATCGACAGCGGCGACTGCAGCGGCCCGCGCAGCGCGCGCAACGTGCTGCTGCACCCGGACGTGGACGCGGCCGTGTTCGAGACCGCGCGCGGCGGCCTGCTGCGCGAAGGCCTGGCCTTCGACCGCTGCCAGGTGGCGGTGGTGACCAACATCGGCGCCGGCGACCACCTCGGCCTGAACTACATCACCACGCTCGAGGACCTGGCGGTGCTCAAGCGCGTGATCGTCCAGAACGTGGCCGACAAGGGCATGGCCGTGCTGAACGCCGCCGACCCGGTGGTGGCGGCGATGGCCGAGGTCACCCGCGGCGACGTCACCTTCTTCGCCCAGGACGTCAACACCCCGGTGCTGTCGATGCACCGCGCCCAGGGCCGCCGCGTGGTGTTCGTGGAGGACGGCCACCTGGTGGCCGCCCAGGGCAAGTTCGAGATGCGCATCCCGCTGTCGGAAGTGCCGATCACCCGCAACGGCACGGTCGGCTTCCAGGTCGAGAACGTGATGGCCTCGGTGGCCGCCGCCTGGGGCGTGGGCACCGCCTGGGACACCATCCGCGCCGGCCTGCGCACCTTCGTGGGCGAAAGCGACAACGCGCCCGGCCGCTTCAACGTGTTCGACTATCGCGGCGCCACCGTGATCGCCGACTACGGCCACAACCCGGACGCCATCGCCGCCCTCAGCAACGCGGTGCAGGGCATGCCGGCCAAGCGCCGCTCGGTGGTGATCAGCGGCGCCGGCGACCGCCGCGACCAGGACATCACGCAGCAGACCGAGATCCTGGGCAAGGTGTTCGACGACGTGCTGCTCTACCAGGACCAATGCCAGCGCGGCCGCGAGGACGGCGAAGTGATCGCGCTGCTGCGCAAGGGCCTGGATGGCGCCACCCGCACCAGCCACGTCGAGGAGATCAACGGCGAGTTCGTCGCGATCGACCGCGCGCTCGAGCGCCTGCAGCCGGGCGACCTGTGCCTGATCCTGATCGACCAGGTCGACGAGGCCCTGGCCCACATCACCAAGCGCATCGCGGAGTCGAAGGCCGCGGCCTGA
- the cphA gene encoding cyanophycin synthetase: MTKKNDIKFLRVSYLRGPNIWTYRPVIEAWIDIGELEDYPSNKLPGFNGRLTALLPGLIEHHCGVGHRGGFLERLESGTWAGHILEHIVLELQNLAGMKTGFGKTRSTGEHAVYKMAFRTRDETVGRAALEAGHRLLMAAINDTPFDLPATVAHLTELVDRYCLGPSTAHIVDAATERGIPSIRLTEGNLVQLGHGAAQRRIWTAETDRTSAIGEGIASDKDLTKTLLASCGVPVPEGAIARSPEDAWDEAQDIGLPVAVKPIDGNHGRGVSLNLMTEAEVKAAYAIAAAEGDSKSVLVERFITGNEHRLLVVGREVVAAARGESLWVTGDGKQTVVQLCETQINIDPRRGESEEFPLGLVKPQESEEIQLDLKRQGLTPDSVPQAGQKVLIQLNGNVADDVTDLVHPEVAHAAALAARVVGLDIAGIDLVCEDISRPLQEQRGAIIEVNSSPGLLAHIKPASGTPRNVGKAIVAHLFAPEEDGRIPVVGVTGTKGGSLIARLIGCLVHITGKHVGVANGEGLYLDARAVSNRDSTGVDAGQRLLINRTVQTAVFESNARSILAEGLPYDRCTVGVVTDMDGIEDVHEFHIRDQDAMRNVIRSQVDVILPQGAAVLNAADEAVAALAELSDGRVIFYAEDERNAILAAHRASGERVVFAREGRIVLAEGEQETPLLELAKMKPSTVKHPENVLAAVAAAWALGVPSDLICGGLRAFDATPKKANH; the protein is encoded by the coding sequence ATGACCAAGAAGAACGACATCAAGTTTCTCCGCGTGAGCTACCTGCGCGGACCGAACATCTGGACCTACCGCCCGGTGATCGAGGCCTGGATCGACATCGGCGAGCTCGAGGACTACCCCTCGAACAAGCTGCCCGGCTTCAACGGGCGCCTGACGGCCCTGCTGCCCGGCCTAATCGAGCACCATTGCGGCGTCGGCCACCGCGGCGGCTTCCTCGAGCGCCTGGAATCCGGCACCTGGGCCGGCCACATCCTCGAGCACATCGTTCTTGAACTGCAAAACCTGGCCGGCATGAAGACCGGCTTCGGCAAGACCCGCTCCACCGGCGAGCACGCGGTCTACAAGATGGCCTTCCGCACCCGCGACGAGACGGTCGGCCGCGCCGCCCTGGAAGCCGGCCACCGCCTGCTGATGGCGGCCATCAACGACACTCCCTTCGACCTGCCGGCCACCGTCGCCCACCTGACCGAGCTGGTGGACCGCTACTGCCTCGGCCCCTCGACCGCCCACATCGTGGACGCCGCCACCGAGCGCGGGATCCCGTCGATCCGCCTGACCGAGGGCAACCTGGTCCAGCTCGGCCATGGCGCCGCCCAGCGCCGCATCTGGACCGCCGAGACCGACCGCACCAGCGCCATCGGCGAAGGCATCGCCAGCGACAAGGACCTGACCAAGACCCTGCTCGCCTCCTGCGGCGTGCCGGTGCCGGAAGGCGCGATCGCGCGCAGCCCGGAAGACGCCTGGGACGAAGCCCAGGACATCGGCCTGCCGGTCGCGGTCAAGCCGATCGACGGCAACCATGGCCGCGGCGTCTCGCTCAACCTGATGACGGAAGCCGAAGTCAAGGCCGCCTATGCGATCGCCGCCGCCGAGGGCGACAGCAAGTCGGTGCTGGTCGAGCGCTTCATCACCGGCAACGAACACCGCCTGCTGGTGGTGGGCCGCGAGGTGGTGGCCGCCGCGCGCGGCGAATCGCTGTGGGTGACCGGCGACGGCAAGCAGACCGTGGTCCAGTTGTGCGAGACCCAGATCAACATCGACCCGCGCCGCGGCGAGAGCGAGGAGTTCCCGCTCGGCCTGGTCAAGCCCCAGGAAAGCGAAGAGATCCAGCTCGACCTCAAGCGCCAGGGCCTCACCCCGGACTCGGTGCCCCAGGCCGGCCAGAAGGTGCTGATCCAGCTGAACGGCAACGTCGCCGACGACGTCACCGACCTGGTGCACCCGGAAGTCGCCCACGCCGCCGCCCTGGCCGCGCGCGTGGTGGGCCTGGACATCGCCGGCATCGACCTGGTGTGCGAAGACATCTCGCGTCCGCTGCAGGAGCAGCGTGGCGCGATCATCGAAGTCAATTCCAGCCCCGGCCTGCTGGCCCACATCAAGCCGGCCAGCGGCACCCCGCGCAACGTGGGCAAGGCTATCGTCGCCCACCTGTTCGCGCCCGAGGAAGACGGCCGCATCCCCGTGGTGGGCGTGACCGGCACCAAGGGCGGCAGCCTGATCGCGCGCCTGATCGGCTGCCTGGTCCACATCACCGGCAAGCACGTGGGCGTGGCCAACGGCGAAGGCCTGTACCTGGATGCGCGCGCGGTGTCGAACCGCGATTCCACCGGCGTCGACGCCGGCCAGCGCCTCCTGATCAACCGCACCGTGCAGACCGCCGTGTTCGAGTCGAACGCGCGCTCGATCCTGGCCGAGGGCCTGCCCTACGACCGCTGCACCGTGGGCGTGGTCACCGACATGGACGGTATCGAGGACGTGCACGAGTTCCACATCCGCGACCAGGACGCGATGCGCAACGTGATCCGCAGCCAGGTCGACGTGATCCTGCCGCAGGGCGCGGCCGTGCTGAACGCCGCCGACGAGGCGGTGGCGGCGCTGGCCGAGCTGAGCGACGGCCGCGTGATCTTCTACGCGGAAGACGAGCGCAACGCCATCCTGGCGGCGCACCGCGCGAGCGGCGAGCGGGTGGTGTTCGCGCGTGAAGGCCGTATCGTGCTGGCCGAGGGCGAGCAGGAAACCCCGCTGCTGGAACTGGCGAAGATGAAGCCCTCCACCGTCAAGCACCCCGAAAACGTGCTGGCGGCGGTGGCCGCGGCCTGGGCGCTGGGCGTGCCCTCGGACCTGATCTGCGGCGGCCTGCGCGCTTTTGATGCCACCCCGAAGAAAGCGAATCACTGA
- a CDS encoding ABC transporter ATP-binding protein translates to MKGLVAVTNRRLLARAPGDSQWRDWPLRAGLALRHHDHAGVGHLELVDEHGLLAAWRFTLGQNLHAMRVVDHFADQLESVVSGIPVQPPEQHTCPSCKAPLEADQEDCPICEKVLHTPPSTWTLFRLWRFAKPYQGQLLLGFILMLGSTGAHMIPPYLTMPLLDNVLIPYQNGQRIDTNLVYMYMGGLFGAAMLAWALGWAKTYVLALVSERIGADLRSTTYEHLLRLSLEFFGGKRTGDLMSRIGSGSDRICVFLSLHLLDFLSDVLMIIMTGVILFTINPWLALVTLVPLPFIAWMIHVVRDKLRTGFEKIDRVWGEVTNVLADTIPGIRVVKAFAQEKREAVRFRDANKHNLAVNDKLNKVWSLFSPTVSLLTELGLLVIWCFGIWQVSRGDITVGTLSAFIAYSSRFYVRLDSMSRIVSVTQKSASAAKRIFDILDHVSSVPDPANPAKLDKVSGEIELREVGFRYGNRAVNRGISLKIRAGEMVGLVGHSGSGKSTLVNLICRFYDVAEGAILLDGKDIRSFAVADYRRHIGLVLQEPFLFFGTIAENIAYGKPGASREDIIAAARAAHAHEFILRLPQGYDSMVGERGQGLSGGERQRISIARALLIDPPILILDEATSSVDSETEKEIQKALDNLVQGRTTIAIAHRLSTLHRADRLVVLDRGVVVEEGSHDELMAREGAYHRLYEAQARNVDQDMDDKDA, encoded by the coding sequence ATGAAGGGGCTGGTGGCCGTCACCAACCGCCGCCTGCTGGCCCGCGCCCCCGGCGACAGCCAGTGGCGCGACTGGCCGCTGCGCGCCGGCCTGGCACTGCGCCACCACGACCACGCCGGCGTCGGCCACCTGGAACTGGTGGACGAGCACGGCCTGCTGGCCGCCTGGCGCTTCACCCTCGGCCAGAACCTGCACGCGATGCGCGTAGTCGACCATTTCGCCGACCAGCTCGAAAGCGTGGTCAGCGGTATCCCGGTGCAGCCGCCGGAGCAGCATACTTGTCCAAGTTGCAAGGCCCCGCTGGAGGCGGACCAGGAGGACTGCCCGATCTGCGAGAAGGTGCTGCACACGCCGCCCTCGACCTGGACCCTGTTCCGCCTGTGGCGCTTCGCCAAGCCTTACCAGGGCCAGCTGCTGCTGGGCTTCATCCTGATGCTGGGTTCGACGGGCGCGCACATGATTCCGCCCTACCTGACGATGCCGTTGCTGGACAATGTCCTGATTCCTTACCAGAACGGCCAGCGCATCGACACCAATCTCGTCTACATGTACATGGGCGGGCTGTTCGGCGCGGCCATGCTGGCCTGGGCGCTGGGCTGGGCCAAGACTTATGTGCTGGCCCTGGTGTCGGAACGGATCGGCGCCGACCTGCGCTCGACCACCTACGAGCACCTGCTGCGCCTGTCGCTGGAGTTCTTTGGCGGCAAGCGCACGGGCGACCTGATGTCGCGTATCGGCAGCGGTTCCGACCGGATCTGCGTCTTCCTCTCGCTGCACCTGCTCGACTTCCTGTCCGACGTGCTCATGATCATCATGACGGGCGTGATCCTGTTCACGATCAATCCCTGGCTGGCCCTGGTGACCCTGGTGCCGCTGCCCTTCATCGCCTGGATGATCCACGTGGTGCGCGACAAGCTGCGCACCGGCTTCGAGAAGATCGACCGGGTGTGGGGCGAGGTGACCAACGTGCTGGCCGACACCATCCCCGGCATCAGGGTGGTCAAGGCCTTCGCCCAGGAAAAGCGCGAGGCGGTCCGCTTCCGCGACGCCAACAAGCACAACCTGGCCGTGAACGACAAGCTGAACAAGGTGTGGTCGCTGTTCTCGCCCACCGTTTCGCTGCTGACCGAGCTGGGCCTGCTGGTGATCTGGTGCTTCGGCATCTGGCAGGTGTCGCGCGGTGACATTACCGTCGGCACCTTGTCGGCATTTATCGCCTACAGCAGCCGCTTCTACGTGCGCCTGGATTCGATGAGCCGCATCGTCTCGGTGACCCAGAAGTCGGCCTCGGCCGCCAAGCGCATCTTCGACATCCTCGACCACGTCTCGAGCGTGCCCGACCCGGCCAACCCGGCCAAGCTGGACAAGGTGAGCGGCGAGATCGAGCTGCGCGAAGTCGGTTTCCGCTACGGCAACCGGGCGGTGAACCGCGGCATCTCGCTCAAGATCCGCGCCGGCGAGATGGTCGGCCTGGTGGGCCACAGCGGTTCGGGCAAGTCGACCCTGGTCAACCTGATCTGCCGCTTCTACGACGTGGCCGAAGGCGCGATCCTGCTGGACGGCAAGGACATCCGTTCCTTCGCGGTGGCGGACTACCGCCGCCACATCGGCCTGGTGCTGCAGGAACCCTTCCTGTTCTTCGGCACGATTGCCGAGAACATCGCCTACGGCAAGCCGGGCGCCAGCCGCGAAGACATCATCGCGGCGGCGCGCGCGGCCCATGCCCACGAGTTCATCCTGCGCCTGCCGCAGGGCTATGACTCGATGGTGGGCGAGCGCGGCCAGGGCCTGTCGGGCGGCGAGCGCCAGCGCATCTCGATCGCGCGGGCGCTGCTGATCGACCCGCCGATCCTGATCCTGGACGAAGCGACCTCGTCGGTGGACTCGGAGACCGAGAAGGAAATCCAGAAGGCGCTCGACAACCTGGTGCAGGGCCGCACCACGATCGCCATCGCGCACCGCCTGTCGACCCTGCACCGGGCCGACCGCCTGGTGGTACTCGACCGCGGCGTGGTGGTGGAAGAGGGCAGCCACGACGAGCTGATGGCGCGCGAAGGCGCTTACCACCGCCTCTACGAAGCGCAGGCGCGCAACGTGGACCAGGACATGGACGACAAGGACGCATAA
- a CDS encoding DUF1854 domain-containing protein, whose protein sequence is MNGIDFQLRRDSFGKLVITLDSGEEHVGVIPVRAFPIQAPTKGISLVRDGGKEVAWIDDLDALPAQLRGLIQEEIEGREFIPEILRIKDVSSFATPCTWFVQTDRGDTEFVLKVDEDIRRVGESSLLVSDSHGINFLVRDMYRIDKHSRKILDRFL, encoded by the coding sequence ATGAACGGCATCGATTTTCAACTGCGGCGCGACAGCTTCGGCAAGCTGGTGATCACCCTGGACTCGGGCGAGGAACACGTGGGCGTGATCCCGGTGCGCGCCTTTCCGATCCAGGCGCCGACCAAGGGCATCTCCTTGGTGCGCGACGGCGGCAAGGAAGTGGCCTGGATCGACGACCTGGACGCGCTGCCGGCGCAGCTGCGCGGGCTGATCCAGGAAGAGATCGAGGGCCGGGAATTCATTCCCGAGATCCTGCGCATCAAGGACGTATCGAGCTTCGCCACGCCCTGCACCTGGTTCGTGCAGACGGACAGGGGGGATACCGAGTTCGTGCTCAAGGTGGACGAGGATATCCGGCGGGTGGGCGAGAGCTCGCTGCTGGTGTCGGATAGCCACGGCATCAATTTCCTGGTGCGGGATATGTATCGGATTGACAAGCACAGCAGGAAGATTCTGGATCGCTTTCTCTGA